The Duganella sp. BuS-21 sequence GGCCATCGGCGGCGGCTACGATCTGGTGGTCGTACAATTGGACAGCACCGGCCACTCGCTCGATCTGAGCAGCTACCTGAGCGGCGGCGGCAAACTCATTTACGGCAACTGGATGAGCACCGACGACGCCACCGTGGGCGTGACCCAAGGCAGCGTCAATCAGTACGGTATGCAAATCACATCGGCAGCCCTGTCCGCCGGCCTGAGCAGCGCTACGCAAGCGCTGACCAATCCTACCTATGGCATCTTCTCACGCGAGCTCGACGGCGCAGTGAGCCTGGCCACGCTGGGCTCCTATTCCGGCATCCTGCAAACCTATAACGACCAGATCATCGTCAACGGCTTCCTCGGCGAAACCATGGCGCTCACCACCGACGAAGTTCGCCTCTATCAAAACGAAGTCACCCTGCTGATGGCGCCGGTACCTGAGCCCAGCACCTACGCCATGCTGGGCGCGGGCTTGGTCCTGCTGGGCGTCGCCGCCCGCCGCAAACGCTCCGCATAGTCGGCCACCGCCTCGGGTGCCGTTGCGCATCCGGGGCGTTCAGATATTGATATGCTGCTCGATCACCGCATCGAGTGCGCGCACATCGTCTTCATCATCGAGTTGCTGGAAGTCTTGCGCAATGGCCGACAACTTGCTGCGCAAGAAAATCTCCTCGGCCACCGGACTGGCAACCTCAGCGCGCCGCATCATTCCCTCCCGCAGCTTCAGCGTCGTAGGAAACACCTGGACCGACCAGGCGCCCAGCCGCACGCCGGCGTACAGCAGACGCGCCTGTTTCAGCTTGCAGCCGCCGGCAAGACAGGCATAGTAGAACATGCGGTCGGCCTCATGCCGGATCACGGTCGGGTCATCACACGCGACGTCATGCACAATGGATGCGCGCCGGTAATCATCGGTGTAGGGACTGCCGACGGTCGACCACAAAAATTCCGGAATGCTGGCGCCGTTGACGATGGAACCGGCCGGCGCAGACCACAGCTTGCCGCCGGGGTCCTTGAACCAGAAATCTTCCAGCAACAGCATGTCGCGGTCCTTGCCGGCCGCGTTGATCAGCCACTCCGTCTTCGGGTTGCCTGAGAAAAAACCATGCGCCATGGAGGTCTCCCCTATATCAAATTGAACTATCGCGTGCGTGCCTGGTACTGGCTTGACCTGTCAGGCGCCGCAATTGATCTTCCACGGGACGCCGAAGCGATCAATCACAATTGCGTAACAAGGCGACCAGAATGTTTTCTGCGGCGCGAGCACAACCTGTCCGCCGGTTTGCAGCGCGTTGAAGAACAACCTGACCTTGTCCTCCGAATCAACGCCCATCAGAACGTAGAAACCTGCCGGCTTCGCATACCTGCCGGAGTCGACATCGGCACCAGCCAGTTCGACACCGTCTATGCAGATATTTGCATGAACAATTTTCTCCGAGTCCGACTCGGACTTCGCCGGAACCGGCGAGTCCCTCACCTTCAACATCGTCCCGATGCGTCCACCGAGATGTTCAGCGTAGAAGCGGAAAGCCTCCTCGCATTGTCCGTCGAAATCGATATGGAATGACATGCTCATATCAGGTAGCTCCCTTTAGCGAATAGCGTCAACATCGAAACGTTTTACCCATGCAAGGCCCGATCCACTCATCACCTCCGTGCCTAGTTCAACATCAGCATAATAAAACTGGGGCGGCAAGATTTTCTGTTCAACCGCAAAATGGGTCAATTTTACAACATCGAATGAGCCCTCCAAGGAGGATGCCTTTGCCCGGAAGTTGTCAGCCAAACAGAGGTGGCGACTGGCGACGCTATGTCGGCCGTTGGTGACTATCGCCAGCTCGTGCAATATCCGCAAACTGCGCAAGCCCGCATGACTCACCGGAAGCGGCGATGGCGCCTGTGGAGGCGGAGCCCATGGACAAGTACCCTGCTTGTCAACTCCTTGCTCGCCTGGCTACACTTCAAAACGCAAAAAGCCCAACCGGTGAAGGCTGGGCTTTTATATATTCTGGCTCCCCGACCTGGACTCGAACCAGGGACCTGCGGATTAACAGTCCGTCGCTCTACCAACTGAGCTATCAGGGAAAAGAGGCCGTACTATATACGGCCTGCTTTCAGCTGTCTAGGCTGAACGACGATTTTTTAGAAACCGCCGCGGAATTGCACGCCAAACTGGCGCGGTTCGTTGACGAAGCCGGTCAGGTTGTTGAAGTCGATACCACCGATGAGACGCTCGGTGTTGGTGATGTTACGCGCATAGCCGGCCACTTCGTACTTGCCGCCATCCCAGTTGTAACCCACGCGCAGACCACCTTCCACCAGGTTCTTGCCGGTGAATTCCTTCGACTCGTACAGGAAGAAGTTGATCTTGCTGCGGTACGACCAGTCGGTCAGCACGAACAGGTTGCCTTCGGCCAGCGGCCAGTTGTAGCGCGCGCTGGCGTTGACGATGTACTTGGCAGCCTGCGGCAGTGGGTTGCCGTTGATCGAGACCAGGCCGTTGGCGCCAATCGGATCGGTGATCGTGCACTGCGCGCATTTCGCCACGTACAGGCTCGGATCCTTGATCTCGGTGAAGTTGTACGAACCGCTCAGGCTGACCTTGAAGTCCGGGGTCAGGAAACCTTCGATCTCGCCTTCGACACCGCGACCGGCGGTCTTGGCGGCGTTGATCAGCTTGGTGACGTTGGAGTTGCCGCCGACCACGGTCAGCTGCTGGTTCTTGACGTCGTAGTTGAACACGCTCAGCGACGCGCGGGCGCGGCGGTTGAACAGGTCGGCCTTGACGCCGGCTTCAAACGAGGTGATGGTTTCCGCATCGGCCACAGTAATCGGCACCGACGCCGACGCAGCGGCGATCGACGGCGCGCGGAAGCCGGTCGCTACGCGACCGTAGGCGCTGACGTCCTTGTTGATCTTGTAGGTGCCGCTCAGGTCCCAGTTCGCCTTGTTCTTGCTGACGTCCACCGACTTCGGACCGATCTGGGTCACGTTCCACGATTCGACGGTGCGGAAGTCTTTTTCGTCGTGGGTGTAACGTACGCCGCCGCGCACCGTGAATTCGCTCGACACGTCATAGGTCACCGAACCGAAGGCCGCGTAGGCGGTGTTGTTCTGGTGGCTCATCAGATGCGAGGTCTGCAGCTGGGTGGTGCTGTCGAAGTTGTCGCTGGCGCCGTCGCCGCTTTCCTTGAAGTAGTACACGCCGGCCTGCCAGTTCAGCGGACCTGCGTTCTTCGATTCAACGCGGAATTCCTGGCTGTACTGCTTCAGCTCGGGAACGCTGCCGGCGGTTTGCACCTGGAAGGGAATGAAGCCGGGACCGGTCGGCGTGCCGCCGTCGATGTCGCCACGGGTGTAGTAGTTGTCGATGGCTTCGTAGCCGGTGATCGAGAACAGCTTGACCGCACCCAGGTCCCAGCTCAGGCGCGCACCGGCGCCGTTGGTGCGCAGGTTCTGGAAGTTCAGGCCGTTGGTGTTGATCTTGGTGAAGTCGTAGCCGTCAGCCAGATCATTGGTGCCCTTCTTGATGGCGTTGGCGCGGAACAGGCGCGCGCTGCCGTCGGTCGAGCGCGCGTGCACGTTGAACAGCGCGTTGAAGGTGGTGCTCGGCTTGTACAGGAATTGCACGCGCTCGGCGTGTTCGTTGTAGCCTTCCAGCGCATCGGTCTGCTTGGTGAAGGTGTTGTCGACGAAGTCGTCGCGGTGCTGGCGCAGGGTCGCCACGCGCATTGCCCACTCGCTCGACAGCGGCACGTTGACGGCCGCTTCCAGGTTGGTGGTGTTGTGGCTGGCCCACGACAGGCTGTAGTAGCCTTCCATCTTTTCCAGGCTCGGCTTGGCCGATTCAAACTTGACCACGCCGGCCGGGGTGTTGCGGCCGAACAGGGTGCCTTGCGGGCCGCGCAGCACTTCCACACCGGCCACGTCGAAGACCGGGAAGCCTTTCAGGATGCCGTTTTCTTGCACTACGTCGTCATAGATCAGCGACACGGGCTGCGAAGCGAAGGTCGAGAAGTCGGTGTTGCCGTAGCCGCGGATGTAGAAGCGCGGGAAGGTACGGCCGTTCGACGATTCCACGTTCAGCGAAGGCACTTTGCCCGCCAGGAAACGGATGTCCTGGCCGCCGGACAGCAGCACGTCCAGTTTCTCGTTATTGAGCATGGTCACGGAGACCGGCACATCCTTGATGTTTTCCGCGCGGCGCTGGGCCGTCACGGTCACGGTTTCCAGCTGCGGTTCGGTGGCGGTTTGCGCCAGGGCGGTACCGATAGGCATCACGGCGCCCAGCGCCAGCAGGCGCTTGTGCATCTTCGACAGTTTGATCATTCAATTTCCCGATTTAAATGTAGTGCAAAGAGTTAGAAACAGTTGTCTCCTGCTTTCTCTTTTATTGTCACCACCCGCTCATCTGTCGTGACCGTGGTAGCGCGTGGCGGCCGGTTGGCGCACGCGGTAGCTAGCAATATTGCACCGACTTTTTTGAAAGGCGATATTCTCATTGATTGATACCATGTATTGCAAGCTGAATATAAGCCAAACTACATTAACGGTTGGAAATTCGGCTAAGCATATGTAAGAACTGAATAATCAGTGGCTTAGGCGCGCCGCGCCGCCAGTCGAAGCACCATGGCGGCAAGCGCATCGGGAAGACATCGGGCACAGGAGGGACGTGGCAATTGTAGGAAAATTGCCACAAATGCAGCACGGCCAGCGCGAGGCTGGCCGTGTGGGGAGGAGGGAAAGCCGGCCTTACATGCCTAGCGATTTCAGCAGTGCATCGGAGTCGCTATCGTCGGACGAGACACTGGACGAACCGCCGCCACCGGCGCGGTGGGCGTCGCGCTGCTGCTCGTCGAGCAGGGCGTCCGGATCGTCGATTTCGCTGGCGTCGAAGTCATGCAGGCGGATGAACTCGGTGCGGTCGATGGCCAGTTCCAGGTAAAACACATTGCTGGTTTCGGTGTAGAAGCTGACGCGGCGCATTTCCGGGCGGTCCAGCGGCGTATCGACGCTCAGCACGATCTGCTTGTTCAGCACCAGCATCTTCGGCTGGTTCTGGGTGATGTTGGTTTGCAGCTCGCGGCGGATCTTGCCGGTGAAGTCGCCGACGATCTGGTTCATCAGTTCGCCCAGGATGTTGGACACTTCGTCCGAGGTGTGCGAACTGGCCAGTTCCGACTTCGGCATGCCCATGTGCAGCATGTAGCGCTCGTAGATCTCCATCGCCGTCTCGGCGGCAAAGTTCAGCACCACCAGGCCGGTAAAGCCGCCGTCGAACAGCACGAAGCAGCCGATGTCCGGCTTCAGGCCGATCTTGGTGATACGCTGAACCATGCCCGAATAATGCACCTTGCTTTGCGTTGCCACGTTCAACACCCGGGTGACCGAGTTGCACAGACTCACCAACAAGTCTTCGGTGCCGTAGACAACCCCTTCGTTTTCGCTGCTCATAATTCCTACCTCTACTCGAATTCTAAAGATGAAAGCCTGTTTCCCCGGTCAAAATTCTTGCCCAAGAAATATGGTTCAGAATACCGAGTGGCAAGATTCCCGTCCATAGGATTTGCGTATTTGTGCGAGATTTTGGCGCAAAATGCGCATCCGTGCGTCCGGCCAGGGGCTTCCAAACGCCGCTGCGGAAGATAACCTGCTTGACGCCCCCGGCTGGAAAAGTGACAATCAAATGATTGCGCTATCCATTTAATAAAAAATTTGATGGTAATACCATCGAAACAGGCCGGAGACATGATGAATCAAACCCTACCCAACCCTACGGGCAAGCTTTCCCGTCTGGAAAAGATCGGCTATAGCCTGGGCGACCTCGCCGCCAACCTGATCTTCCAGACCCTGCTTACCTTCATCGCCTTTTTCTACACCGACGTCTACAAGATTCCGGCCAACGCGGCGGCCACCATCATCTTCATCGGCGGCCTGACGGGCGCCTGCTTCAATCCCATCATGGGCTTGATCGCCGACCGCACCGCCACCCGCTGGGGCAAGTTCCGCCCGTGGCTGCTATGGACCGCCGTCCCGTTCGGCCTGATCTCCATCCTCGCCTTCAGCACGCCGGACCTGGGCGACAATGGCAAGATCATCTACGCCACCCTGACCTACCTGGCGCTGCTGCTGATCTACTCGGCCAACAACCTGCCCTACTCGGCGCTGAGCGGCGTGCTGACCGGCAGCATGCAGGAGCGCAACAGCCTGTCGTCCTACCGCTTCGTCGCGGTGATGGTGGCCCAGTTGATTATCCAGGTGCTGCTGCTGCCGCTGGTGCTGATTCTCGGCGGCGGTGACAAGGTGGCCGGCTTCCGCAACACCATGATGCTGTTTGCCTTCGCCGGCACCATCTGCTTCCTGGTCGCCTTTGCCACCACCAGCGAGCGCATCGTGCCGACCGCCGAGCAGCGCTCCAGCATCGGCCAGGACTTGCTCGACCTGATGCGCAACAAGCCGTGGGTGGTGATGCTGCTGCTGACCATCATGGTGTTCATCACGCTGGCCCTCAAGGGTGGCCTGTACATTTACTATTTCAAGAACTACCTGAGTGAAGCGGCGTTGGCCGTGTTCCTCCAGGACATCGGCTTCATCGGCTTTATCGAGCACCTGAACGGCGCGCTCAACAGCATCGGCCTGACCAAGTTCCAGTGGCCGGAAGATCCCGCCACCTCGGCCTTCAGCCTGTTCAACGGCGCCGGCATCCTTTGCATGATCATCGGCATCGGCTTCTCGAAGTCGCTGGCCGACCGCTTCGGCAAGCGCGATGTGTATGGCGCGGCGCTGCTGGTGTCCACCTTGTTCATGCTGGTGTTCTACATGTTCTCGCCGTCGTCGATCGGCCTGGTGTTCGGCGCGCAAATCCTGCACGGCTTCTTCTACGGCATCACCATCCCGCTGCTGTGGGCCATGATCGCCGACGTCGCCGACTACTCGGAATGGAAAAACAACCGCCGCGCCACAGCGTTGCTGTTCTCGGCCATGATCTTCGGCCTCAAGGCCGGCCTCAGCATCGGCGGCGCGCTGGTTGCCGCGCTGCTGGCAGGCTATGGCTACGATGGCGCCCAAGCCGTGCAGCCGCAAACGGTGGCGGACGGCATCCGCATTTCGATCAGTCTGTATGCATCGCTGCCATTCCTGGTCGGCGTCGGCATCCTGTACTTCTACGACATCAACAAATCGGCCGAACGCACGATCGAACTGGATCTGCAAGCCCGCCGCGCTCAACCCACCGCATAAGGCCATATCATGTCCGAACAACTGACGCCAGCCGAACAACAAGCCCTGCTGCGCGCCATCTCGCAGCCGCTGGTTTCGCATATTTACACGGCCGATCCGTCGGCCCACGTCTTCAACGGCAAGCTCTACATCTATCCATCGCACGACATTGAAGCGGGCATTCCCTTCAACGACAACGGCGACCACTTCGGCATGGAGGATTACCACGTGCTGTCGATGGACAGCCCGGACGGCGCCGCCACCGACCACGGCGTCGCCCTGCACGTCAAGGACGTGCCCTGGGCGGAGCGCCAGATGTGGGCGCCGGATGCCGCCACCAAGGACGGCAAGTACTACCTGTACTTCCCGGCCAAGCGCGCCGACGGCATCTTCCAGATCGGCGTAGCCGTCGGCGAGCAGCCGCAAGGCCCATTCACGCCGGAACCGACCGCCATCGAGGGCAGCTATTCGATCGATCCGGCGGTGTTTGAAGACCAGGGCCAGCACTATATGTACTTCGGCGGCATCTGGGGCGGCCAGCTGCAGAAGTACCGCGACAACAGCTACGCCGCCGGCAACCAAGAGCCGGCCGACGACCAGCCGGCGCTGGGCGCCCGCGTGGCGCGTCTGACGCCGGACATGAAAGGCTTTGCCGAGGCGCCGCGCGAGGTGGTGATCCTGGACCAGAACGGCCAGCCGCTGACGGCCGGCGACCACGACCGCCGCTACTTCGAAGGCCCGTGGATGCACAAGTACCAGGGCAAGTACTACTTCTCCTACTCAACCGGCGACACCCACTTCCTGTGCTACGCGGTCGGCGACAATCCCTACGGCCCGTTCACCTATCAGGGCCAGATCCTGACGCCGGTGATCGGCTGGACCACCCACCACTCGATCGTGGAATTCGCAGGCCGCTGGTTCCTGTACTACCACGACAGCAGCCTGTCGCAAGGCATCACCCACCTGCGCTCGGTGAAGGTGACGGAATTGTTCTACGACGAAAACGGCCGCATCAAGACCATCGCCCCCTACGGCACGTAAGTAGATCCCGCAACATGCCTTGCCGCAGTTGCGGGATTTTTATGCCGGCGGCAGGTCCGGCGCGGGCGGCGCCACCCGCGGCATGCGCAGGGTGAAACAAGCGCCCTGTCCCGGCTCGCTGTCGACCCGCACGCTGCCATGCAAGGCGGTGGTCACCTGGTTGTACACCACGTGCAATCCCAAGCCGCTGCCGCCCTGCCCCAGCCGGGTGGTGAAGAATGGATCGAATACCCGCGCCAGGTTGGCCGGCGGGATGCCGACGCCGTCATCGCTGACACGCACCTCGATCCAGTCATCCTCCTGCAGCCGCGCCGTGATGCGGATCTGCCCCTGCATGCCGTCCGGAAAGGCGTGCACCAGCCCATTGGTGACCAGATTCAGCAGCGCTTGCTCCAACGGCCCCGGATAGCTATCCAGAACTATCCCGTCCGGCACATCGCAGCACACCTCATGGCCGCTCTTGCGTATCACATTGCCCAGGGTCGCCAGCGCCTCGCCAAAGGTCCGCTTCAAATCGAATTGCCGCCGGCGGGCGCTGGACTGGTCCACCGCCACCTGCTTGAAGCTGTCCACCAGCTCCGCTGCCCGTCCCAGGCAATGCAGCAGGATGTTGGAGCCCTGCATGATGCCGTCGATAAAGTCGAGCATGCGCTTGCGCGTCACGCCGGCTTCCAGCTCCTTGGCGATAGCCTCGGCGTTGCCTTTAAGCGTGCTGGCGGCCATCAGGCCGTTGCCGATCGGGGTATTGAGCTCATGCGCCACGCCCGCCACCAGCTTGCCCAGCGCCGACATTTTCTCGGCACGCAGCAATTCGCCCTGCATCGCGCTGACCTGGTCGAGCGCCGCCCGCAGCTCCGCATTGCTTTGCGCAAGCGCCTGGTTGGCGCTGGAGAGGCTGGCATTGCTGACGATCAGCCTCTGCTGCTGCTCGATGATCCTGAAATCCGCCTCGATGGAGCGCTTGATTTCCCATAGCAACTCGATATAACGCTGCTGGTACTGGCGCTTTTTGCTATCGAGCACGCAGATGGTGCCAAACACCTCGTCATCCGGCCACACCAGCGGCACACCGAGATAGGAAATCATGTCCAGCGCGACATCGGGATTGCTTGCCCAGCGTGCATCCTCCAGCGCATGCGGCACCTCCAGCAAGGAGCGGGTGGCCATCACCGTTTCGCAGTACAAGCCGGTGTTCAGGTTGGCTTTCTCACCTTCCTCATATGGATTGCCCGGCGTGTGACTGGCGACCAGCACCTCGATCTGCTGCGGCCACACGCGCATAATCAACCCGGCCGGCACATCTAAGATGCCCGCCATCACATCGGCAGTTTGCTGCCACTTGCGCAAAAATTCATCGGGAACGATATGCTGCTGGTCCATCTCGGCACCCTCCATGATGCAGAAGCACCAATGTTAGGCTTTTTTAGGCAACATTTGGGGAATAATATGGCTACAAAACAAAAAACCCAACCGGATTAGGGCTGGGTTCTTGGCATGCTACAAAATTCTGGCTCCCCGACCTGGACTCGAACCAGGGACCTGCGGATTAACAGTCCGTCGCTCTACCAACTGAGCTATCAGGGAATTGAGGCCGGAATTATAACGGCCCGATTCGCTTTTAGCTAGTATCGCGAGCGACTTTTTTATGCCGACTATTTGCGAGGGCCACGGAAAGAAAGCCAGTCAGTGATCATTGGCTTTATTTCAATTCTGACTCCCCGGCCTGGACTCGTACCAGGGAACTGCGGATTAACAGGTCGGCGATCCTGAAAAGTGTCAATCTATGGGCAGCGCAGCATGATGTCCGTTGCGGCTCTACTTGCGAAACTCGCCCTGCACCGCTTGCACCACATCCGAGTCCGAATCAACTGCCTCGATGTGTAACGTTTCAAACTCCGGCATCACACTCAGACGATCCGGGAAGTGGTCGTTCCCCCAGACCAGTACCAGAAAATTTTTGCCCGCTGCATTTATCAGTTCGTTGAACTTTACAAAGCGCGACAAGTTGACCATCGATAAAGACTTGCCGGTTTTCACCTCAATCACGACTCTGCTTCCGTCAGGTCTGCAAACCTCAAAATCAGGCTCATAACTTATCAGCGATTCCCCGCCCGGCACCTCCGGAATCTGAAGTCTCGACCCCATCAGCACTTCATACCCTGGCGGAAGCTGCTCCAGGCCTCGCAAGACTTGCTCCTCCGCCAGCGATCGCGGCGACCGCTGCAGAATGGATCGTTGCTCGCTCATTTCGACTCCTTGCATTTCCAATTTTCCGCACTAAGGGCAGCAACCAGTGCATCCAAGAATGCGCCCACGAAAGCGGCAATCAAACCAATTTGAGCCGACATGAGAGCCGGAGTTCCCGCCATCAAGAACGAGGCAAAAAAAACCGTCACCAGCGCCGGGACAAATTTGCCAATAAATCTGTCTTTCAGCGCCTCCCACCACCTCGCGGCAGTTGACATTTTCTCCCCACTCAAAATGTCGATATCAGAACCGTTTAGCGTCACCAGAATGGAGGCGCTTACCCGACGCAATTTCTGAGCTTGCGTGGACAGCTGCCTTGCTATTCGCACACATTGTGCACGGATTTGGGAAACCGACTTGGCGAAAATGTTAGCGACCAATGTATCCGTACCCAGCATGAAATACACGATGTTGGCCCGGTTAGATATTTGCTCCGCGCAAAGCGCACTCGTGGACACACTCACCAACGACGTCCCGCTCACGGCAAGTTACACTGCAATAGCAATAGGGGTTTTCAACGTCAGCGTTAGCGTTAGTTCACCATACACCTTATTGTTCTCCCTTGTCAGACAGATTTCGACATGTAAAGCCGTGCGGATAGGCCAGCGGCGATGAGCCAGCATAAACTAACGGCAAATGTAAATTGAAAGCCCAGACAAGGACTCCAAAGGGCGAAATTAGCTACACAGGGAACATAACATCTTACTCATCTGCAAAAAAACACACATTGTCACGAGTGAGAAGACATTGATGAGGGCCATGCCCCAATGCAAAAAGCCCAACCGTGAAGGCTGGGCTTTTCTGTGTTCTGGCTCCCCGACCTGGACTCGAACCAGGGACCTGCGGATTAACAGTCCGTCGCTCTACCAACTGAGCTATCAGGGATTAGAGGCAACATTTTATACTGTTTCTTTCGTACCGGCAAGATACGATTTACTGCGGTATTTCATGCTGCCTTTCGTATCAAGCTTTGCAGCTCAACGCGAAGAAACAAGATTTTAGAGCACTTCGGCGATGGCGTCAATAACGATATCGATATTACGCGAGTTCAACGCGGCCACGCAGATGCGGCCGGTGTCGACGGCATAGATCGATTTCGCGCGCAGCTGCTCCACTTGCGCCTTGCTCAGGCCCGAGTACGAGAACATGCCGACCTGGTCGCGCACGAAGGCGAAATCATGGCCCTTGGCTTGCAGCTTGACCACGAAGTCTTCGCGCATGGCCTTGATGCGCACGCGCATCGCCGCCAGTTCGTCTTCCCACATCTGGCGCAGCTCAGGGGTGGTCAGCACGGTGGCCACCACCTTGCCGCCGTGTACCGGCGGGTTGGAGTAGTTGGTGCGCACCACGCGCTTGAGTTGCGACATCAGGCGGGCCGCCTCTTCCGAGCTGGCGGCCACCACGCTCAGCGCGCCCACGCGCTCGCCGTACAGCGAGAACGATTTCGAGAACGAGTTCGACACCAGCAACGGACCGCCGGCTGCGGCGAAGCGACGCACCACGGCGCCGTCTTCGTCGATGCCCGCGCCGAAGCCCTGGTAGGCCATGTCCAGGAACGGCACCAGGCCGCCGGCGGTGACGGCGGCGATCACTTCATCCCACTGGGCCGAGGTCAGGTCGGCGCCGGTCGGGTTGTGGCAGCAGGCGTGCAGCAGCACGATGGCGCCGCGCGGCATGGCTTGGATGTCGGCGATCATGCCGGCGAAGTTGACGCCGTGGGTGGCCGAATCAAAATAAGCGTAGTTATTGACTTTAAAACCGGCGCTCTCGAACAGGGCGCGGTGGTTTTCCCAGCTCGGATCGCTGATGTAGACGTCCGAATCCGGCGCGAAGCGCTTCAAAAAGTCGGCGCCGATCTTCAGTGCGCCGGTGCCGCCGATGGCTTGCACGGTGACTGCGCGCTTCTCTTGCAACACAGCGCTGTCGGCACCAAATACCAGCTCTTGCACCGCCTTGTCGTAGGCAGCCAGGCCTTCGATCGGCAGATAGGTGCGCGGGCTCGGCGTGGCGATCAGGATTTCTTCCGCTTTCTGTACGCACGATAGCAGCGGCACTTTACCGTTGTCGTCATAATAAACACCGACACCCAGATTAATCTTCTGAGGATTCTGGTCGGCGTTAAAGGCTTCGGTAATACCCAGGATAGGGTCGCGTGGTGCCATGTCGATGGCGCTGAACAAGCTAGGATTCGTCATGATAAGATTGGATTCGATTGGAAGCGGTTCGCAGCAGAGATGTATAGACAGCGCCCTTAAAATACCGACTTCAGGCCGCTGGCAGGCCGTTATTCTAACAAAGGTCTGAACAAGATGGCTGATTTACCTGTAGCAGAATTCCCCAAGGCAACCGTGGTGACGTTCCCCGATTCGCCCTTCAAATTACACCAGCCCTTCCCGCCCGCCGGCGACCAACCGGCCGCGATCGACCAGCTGTGCGAAGGCATCGACGACGGCCTGTTTTTCCAGACGCTGCTGGGCGTCACCGGTTCCGGCAAAACCTACACCATGGCCAACGTGATCGCCCGCAAGGGCCGTCCGGCCATCGTCTTCGCGCCCAACAAAACGCTGGCCGCGCAGCTGTATTCCGAGTTCCGCGAATTCTTCCCGGAGAATGCGGTCGAGTACTTCGTATCCTACTACGACTACTACCAGCCGGAAGCCTACGTGCCGCAGCGCGACCTGTTCATTGAAAAGGATTCGTCCATCAATGAGCACATCGAGCAGATGCGCCTGTCGTGCACCAAGTCGCTGATGGAGCGGCGCGACGTGGTGATCGTGGCCACTGTGTCGGCCATCTACGGTATCGGTAATCCCAACGAATACCACCAGATGATTCTGACCTTGCGCGCCAAGGATCGCGTCTCGCAACGCGACATCATCGCGCGCCTGATCCAGATGCAGTACACGCGCAACGAAGTCGACTTCGGACGCGGCACCTTCCGCGTGCGCGGCGATACGCTTGATATTTTCCCGGCCGAGAATGCCGACCTCGCGGTGCGCCTCGACCTGTTCGGCGACGAGCTGGAATCGATCCAGCTGTTCGATCCGCTGACCGGGCGCGTGAAGCAGAAGATTCCGCGCTTCACCGTCTATCCAGGCTCGCACTACGTCACGCCGCGTTCGACCGTGCTGCGCGCGATCGAGACCATCAAGCTGGAGCTGCGCGAGCGGCTGGAGTTCTTCCGCAAGGAAAACAAGCTGATCGAAGAGCAGCGCCTGGAACAGCGCACCCGTTTCGACCTCGAGATGATGGCTGAAATCGGCTTCACCAAGGGCATCGAAAATTACTCGCGCCACCTGAGCGGCGCCATGCCGGGCGAACCGCCGCCGACGCTGGTGGACTACCTGCCGAAGGACGCATTGATGTTCCTTGATGAGTCGCACGTGCTGGTGGGGCAGCTCAGCGCCATGTACAACGGCGACCGTTCGCGCAAGACCAACCTGGTGGACTACGGCTTCCGCCTGCCA is a genomic window containing:
- a CDS encoding glycoside-pentoside-hexuronide (GPH):cation symporter, with the protein product MNQTLPNPTGKLSRLEKIGYSLGDLAANLIFQTLLTFIAFFYTDVYKIPANAAATIIFIGGLTGACFNPIMGLIADRTATRWGKFRPWLLWTAVPFGLISILAFSTPDLGDNGKIIYATLTYLALLLIYSANNLPYSALSGVLTGSMQERNSLSSYRFVAVMVAQLIIQVLLLPLVLILGGGDKVAGFRNTMMLFAFAGTICFLVAFATTSERIVPTAEQRSSIGQDLLDLMRNKPWVVMLLLTIMVFITLALKGGLYIYYFKNYLSEAALAVFLQDIGFIGFIEHLNGALNSIGLTKFQWPEDPATSAFSLFNGAGILCMIIGIGFSKSLADRFGKRDVYGAALLVSTLFMLVFYMFSPSSIGLVFGAQILHGFFYGITIPLLWAMIADVADYSEWKNNRRATALLFSAMIFGLKAGLSIGGALVAALLAGYGYDGAQAVQPQTVADGIRISISLYASLPFLVGVGILYFYDINKSAERTIELDLQARRAQPTA
- a CDS encoding glycoside hydrolase family 43 protein, with amino-acid sequence MSEQLTPAEQQALLRAISQPLVSHIYTADPSAHVFNGKLYIYPSHDIEAGIPFNDNGDHFGMEDYHVLSMDSPDGAATDHGVALHVKDVPWAERQMWAPDAATKDGKYYLYFPAKRADGIFQIGVAVGEQPQGPFTPEPTAIEGSYSIDPAVFEDQGQHYMYFGGIWGGQLQKYRDNSYAAGNQEPADDQPALGARVARLTPDMKGFAEAPREVVILDQNGQPLTAGDHDRRYFEGPWMHKYQGKYYFSYSTGDTHFLCYAVGDNPYGPFTYQGQILTPVIGWTTHHSIVEFAGRWFLYYHDSSLSQGITHLRSVKVTELFYDENGRIKTIAPYGT
- a CDS encoding GAF domain-containing sensor histidine kinase, yielding MDQQHIVPDEFLRKWQQTADVMAGILDVPAGLIMRVWPQQIEVLVASHTPGNPYEEGEKANLNTGLYCETVMATRSLLEVPHALEDARWASNPDVALDMISYLGVPLVWPDDEVFGTICVLDSKKRQYQQRYIELLWEIKRSIEADFRIIEQQQRLIVSNASLSSANQALAQSNAELRAALDQVSAMQGELLRAEKMSALGKLVAGVAHELNTPIGNGLMAASTLKGNAEAIAKELEAGVTRKRMLDFIDGIMQGSNILLHCLGRAAELVDSFKQVAVDQSSARRRQFDLKRTFGEALATLGNVIRKSGHEVCCDVPDGIVLDSYPGPLEQALLNLVTNGLVHAFPDGMQGQIRITARLQEDDWIEVRVSDDGVGIPPANLARVFDPFFTTRLGQGGSGLGLHVVYNQVTTALHGSVRVDSEPGQGACFTLRMPRVAPPAPDLPPA
- a CDS encoding aspartate/tyrosine/aromatic aminotransferase, giving the protein MTNPSLFSAIDMAPRDPILGITEAFNADQNPQKINLGVGVYYDDNGKVPLLSCVQKAEEILIATPSPRTYLPIEGLAAYDKAVQELVFGADSAVLQEKRAVTVQAIGGTGALKIGADFLKRFAPDSDVYISDPSWENHRALFESAGFKVNNYAYFDSATHGVNFAGMIADIQAMPRGAIVLLHACCHNPTGADLTSAQWDEVIAAVTAGGLVPFLDMAYQGFGAGIDEDGAVVRRFAAAGGPLLVSNSFSKSFSLYGERVGALSVVAASSEEAARLMSQLKRVVRTNYSNPPVHGGKVVATVLTTPELRQMWEDELAAMRVRIKAMREDFVVKLQAKGHDFAFVRDQVGMFSYSGLSKAQVEQLRAKSIYAVDTGRICVAALNSRNIDIVIDAIAEVL